TAGGCACATACTGCCATGGTTGGATTTCTAAATAGTATTACATGTACAAGATAACCGCCTAACCGTTTTCGAAcaaatttttcttaattaatttgatTTGTAGTTTTCTTCAAATTAGCGGGTATTAATAGCAATAATACTTTGGTTTAACCGTTGTATTTATGATGAGTATTATAGGAAAGGTTGTTTAGAATTTCTCTGATCCCGCTGAACCTAAAACTCAGAAAGCGTAACTCACACTCACACCGACTATTTGATCATTAATGTAGCAATGAATGTAATACTCCATATATGAAGAGCACAACTCTCTCTCAACACTTGTAATCCCAAGTACACATATATTTACACCAATTCCTCCTCTCAGTTGTTCCTCATTTAATACAATTTTCTTTGTCTTCCCTTTTAATTTAAGTTATAAATAGGGAGTAATTTTAACACCATATCCTGACCTCTCTCTCTATCTTTAGAATTCCTTCAGTGTAAAATGGACTCAAAGGATCAAAGCCATCAACAAAAACTATATTTGGGTAGTGGTGATGCTTTTGGTTCTGCCGCTACTACTGCCGATCAAAATCTTTATTCATCTCATTTTATTCAATTAGAAGAACTGAATAAGCCTGTCCCTTTTGGTTTCCAAAGATTCCTTGATATTAAGGTACATATTCTAGTATTGAAAAACTCATTTAATGTTTTTTTATTAATAGTATGTAAATCTTGCTTTCAAAAACTACATGTTAATTTAGTTTTTTCCTGATTATGTACAGACAGGTCAAATCTCTTATAAGAAGGAGGAAATACAAGAACTGGAACCGAAGAAAATGAGCCGAACAGACGCAAAAAGTGAAAATAATTCTACGTTAGCAAAGCTTGATTTGAAGCTAAACCTGTCTCCACCAGTGCTTGATCAACTGATAATAACAACTGCAGCAAATTCATCAGCATCACCTACAAGTTCATGTGTTACAATAGACATGAATTATTCATGCAGTGATAGTAATATGAAGTATGAACCCTGGAGAAACTACGACGGTGCTGTCTAATATGGCGTTGGTAGGGTGCCTCAATTTCTACCTGTGTTATGTTAAAAGAGGATAATCTTAAATGCCCATAGTGCAAAGGTTCTTTTTTGCTTGATTTCTTAGGAGTTATAACACCGAGAACAACCAAAAATCAAGGAAAAACTAGGCTCGTTACTATTCATTCTTCAAATCTAATAGTGGCTCTGCAATGTTACTAGACTGTTTTAATTATGCTTAGCATTTTACAGAGTTTTTTtcgttttacttttttttttggtattcatAACTTTCCTACTTTTACTTAACACCAATTTCAATATGATGGTTATCATGAatatggaattgaaaagatagtTTAAATGGATACATCAACATGATAAACAAATCATTTATACATAATCAATTCGAGTTTGGTTCATCAATATGTGGGACTAAGACGATTGACATAGTTGAATTACATATATTCGTGGCTTGATCAAGCCACGAGTCTAATCTTAAAGCACATAATGAGAGAGAAATAGAGAGTTTTGTGTTAATAGAGGTTCTTAATAGTTAATActaattggttttaaattaaataaaaGTTGTTAAttggtactccctccgtcccaaactAATTGAGttaattggttttaaattttgtcccacaaaTAAATGAGCTATCTCGTTAAtcaaggggatatttctaaaactacccttttaattgattgttactataagaaatatatataatttgatagccatgtttatatttcgttatgtaggtgttttaaaatgcttttcaatggtataaagtttacgaaaaccGTGgtgtagtttaagagataaatcatttcaaagttATACTAGTTATTATCCACAAGGGTATAATTATAAAATATACTTAAACATTCTCCCCTTTTCTCTTTGCCTTAATAATTGAGCAAATTACAAATAactcaattaatttgggacggagaGAGCATTTAATAAGATAAATTAATATGATAAAATGAAAAGAGAGACTGGGTTCGGGTAGGGAAGCCATTACTATTTACAAAAATTTAATTCTAGAACAAAGAAATTAATTTAAAGGTTGAGAAGATAGGGTGATGATGAAATGTAGTCGTATTAATATTAGGAATCAGATACGAGCATCTTGACGATGATATAAATtcatttttccatattttttttggaCGTCTTCCTGGCAGAGCAGCAAAGCAACAAACTGAAAAAATAAAAAGCTACAGAAACTTATCCAATCGAAGAGTTAACTTGCTGGGTTATAAAAGAGGGGATTTGAGAAAATGCTTACCAAGTTTGGACATTGTGTTGTTTCGTGAACGCTGCGAGGTCATGAGCCATTGAATTGAATCTTTTCGGAACATGGTTGAACTCAACAGAGTTCATGTCACTAGTTCTGCCACCAATTTCGTCAATAAAATGACGAATTCTCCAAGGAACAGAATGGTTCTTTCTTTGAAAGATGTGTACTACTGACAGTCGCATTCAACTATGATATTGTGGAAGTTCAGACGTTTTGATAAAGTAAAAGCCAGGAGAAAGCTGTTCACTTCAGGTACTATAGGTATTGTGGTGTCCACAATGACAAAGCCATCACTCAATATAGTTCCATTCATATCCCTAGCAATAGCAGCTGCGCGGGAGCAATCAGTAGCAACAGCTTCGTCCACATTCACTTTAATGACATTGGTAGGGGAGGAATCCAATGATCATTAAGATGATTATGCTGGTCATCTGCGCGAGGGAACTGCACTTCCAAGCCG
This portion of the Papaver somniferum cultivar HN1 chromosome 11, ASM357369v1, whole genome shotgun sequence genome encodes:
- the LOC113322056 gene encoding uncharacterized protein LOC113322056, whose translation is MDSKDQSHQQKLYLGSGDAFGSAATTADQNLYSSHFIQLEELNKPVPFGFQRFLDIKTGQISYKKEEIQELEPKKMSRTDAKSENNSTLAKLDLKLNLSPPVLDQLIITTAANSSASPTSSCVTIDMNYSCSDSNMKYEPWRNYDGAV